From Quercus lobata isolate SW786 chromosome 1, ValleyOak3.0 Primary Assembly, whole genome shotgun sequence, one genomic window encodes:
- the LOC115986148 gene encoding receptor-like protein kinase FERONIA, whose product MQNSCRFFFYLFSVSFFFYYLTITVTAKPSSINDIMLNCGSSGISTDPDGREWTGDVGIHSKFVSLEQSNNTFILSNPHGSSIDHDPYKTARIFHSQSIYTFRVSPGQKFIRLYFNPSTYHDNFDMSKAFFTVTTGPFTLLSNFSIGSKSLVKEFCVNVLQNQTLNITFTPSTNTSYAFINGIEIVSMPTSLYYSQFGDKGARLVGHNSQFHIQNNSALEMIYRLNVGGHSISPINDSGKLFRKWLNDTDFFLASNVNSISNGAIQINYTSIPPYTAPKEVYQTARTTRTSEDNKRYNLTWRLPVDSGFKYLVRLHFCKIQPEVKQSSNNGFRISIRNKTVEISADVITWSGGQGIPVYRDYVVMIPNKTSNGKSPLFIELRPNANSSSDYSDAILNGLELFKLNNSDANLAAPNPEVPHPPSPFPSPLKSRAPQPLPYKNSKSGTKSVIFIEATVGVISVIFLLGLTIIWRRMRTKSIKSETPPILQAVGRRFTLQEIKTATNNFDRDLIIGKGSCGYVLRGYIDHEHTPVAIKVFGPTSSQGFREFQTEVEMLSRLRHPHLVSLIGYCNDERVMIIVYELMAHGALHDHLYNTDNPPLSWKQRLEVCIGAARGILYLHEGEEHAIIHRDVKTSNILLDQNWVPKVSDFGISRLGPTRLSMSHVTTDVKGTFGYLDPEYFWTSHLTVKSDVYGFGVVLFEVLCARPAVDMGLDYEQQSLASWASLCFEEGKLDQIIDPHLIDLMSPESLKMYANIAYKCVCEDRDQRPEMVEVLRALEFAKELQEIADDGGHRVMINEEVPLCVGENQVVLRPRKKGEMGQSCPTLWNRSTSHKELLRFLSEKVGLKWVKSPKLGCFFAASEYNALPRIEVQLPDLSRCGPYTTPEKFAIEIPKVEEP is encoded by the coding sequence ATGCAAAACTCTtgtagatttttcttttacctATTCTCAGTgtccttcttcttctattaCCTAACAATTACTGTCACTGCTAAGCCCTCCTCCATCAATGATATCATGCTTAACTGTGGCTCCTCCGGCATCTCAACTGACCCAGATGGCCGAGAGTGGACTGGAGATGTAGGTATTCACTCAAAATTTGTTTCCTTAGAACAATCAAATAACACCTTTATACTCTCCAATCCCCATGGCTCATCCATTGACCATGACCCTTACAAAACCGCTCGAATCTTTCATTCTCAATCCATCTACACATTTCGTGTTAGTCCTGGCCAAAAATTCATAAGATTATACTTTAACCCTTCTACATACCATGATAATTTCGATATGTCTAAGGCCTTTTTCACTGTTACTACTGGTCCCTTCACTCTACTTAGCAACTTCAGTATAGGATCAAAATCCCTTGTCAAAGAATTTTGCGTGAATGTGCTGCAGAATCAGACACTGAACATAACCTTCACTCCATCTACAAATacttcatatgcatttataaATGGGATTGAAATTGTCTCGATGCCCACCAGCCTTTACTACAGTCAATTTGGGGATAAAGGTGCACGCCTTGTCGGCCATAACTCTCAGTTCCATATCCAAAACAACAGTGCTCTTGAGATGATTTACCGACTAAACGTAGGTGGGCACTCCATTTCACCAATAAATGACTCCGGCAAGCTTTTTCGGAAATGGCTTAATGACACCGACTTCTTTCTTGCTTCAAATGTAAACTCTATTAGTAATGGGGCAATTCAGATCAACTACACAAGCATACCTCCTTACACAGCACCAAAGGAAGTCTATCAGACCGCCCGAACTACAAGAACATCCGAAGACAACAAACGGTACAATCTTACTTGGAGATTGCCAGTGGACTCGGGGTTCAAATACCTCGTGAGACTCCACTTCTGCAAAATCCAACCGGAGGTAAAGCAGAGTAGTAACAATGGGTTCCGAATTTCCATAAGAAATAAGACAGTGGAGATTTCTGCTGATGTTATCACTTGGAGCGGTGGGCAAGGCATTCCGGTATATAGGGACTATGTTGTGATGATACCAAATAAAACGAGTAATGGTAAGAGCCCTCTCTTTATAGAGCTTCGTCCTAATGCTAATTCAAGCTCTGATTATTCTGATGCTATCCTCAATGGTCTCGAGTTGTTCAAATTGAATAACTCTGATGCCAATCTCGCGGCTCCCAATCCTGAAGTTCCACACCCTCCTTCCCCTTTCCCATCTCCGCTCAAATCACGTGCCCCACAACCACTACCTTACAAGAATTCCAAGAGCGGCACAAAATCAGTAATCTTCATTGAAGCCACTGTAGGTGTTATATCTGTCATATTTCTCTTGGGCTTAACAATTATCTGGCGAAGGATGAGAACAAAGTCCATCAAAAGTGAAACACCGCCAATTCTACAAGCTGTCGGCCGTCGGTTCACTCTCCAAGAAATCAAGACTGCCACAAACAACTTTGACCGGGACCTTATCATTGGAAAAGGCAGCTGTGGTTATGTATTGAGAGGTTACATCGATCATGAACACACCCCAGTTGCGATCAAGGTTTTCGGGCCAACTTCAAGTCAAGGGTTTCGCGAATTTCAGACAGAGGTCGAAATGCTTTCAAGGCTTCGCCACCCCCACCTGGTATCTTTAATAGGTTACTGCAACGATGAACGGGTCATGATCATTGTATATGAGTTAATGGCTCACGGAGCACTGCATGATCATCTTTACAACACAGATAATCCTCCATTGTCATGGAAGCAGAGGTTGGAGGTTTGCATTGGTGCTGCTCGGGGAATATTGTACCTTCATGAAGGTGAGGAGCACGCAATCATACACCGCGATGTCAAGACTAGCAACATTCTTTTGGACCAAAATTGGGTACCCAAAGTTTCGGACTTTGGGATTTCAAGATTGGGCCCTACAAGACTGTCAATGAGCCACGTCACTACTGATGTGAAGGGAACGTTTGGTTATTTGGACCCCGAGTATTTTTGGACCAGCCATTTAACTGTAAAGTCTGATGTTTATGGATTTGGGGTGGTGTTGTTTGAGGTGTTGTGTGCTAGACCAGCAGTGGATATGGGCTTAGATTATGAGCAACAAAGTTTGGCCTCTTGGGCCAGTTTGTGTTTTGAAGAAGGTAAACTTGATCAGATCATTGATCCTCATCTGATTGATCTAATGTCACCGGAGTCTTTGAAGATGTATGCAAATATCGCATATAAATGTGTGTGTGAAGATAGAGATCAAAGACCCGAAATGGTTGAAGTGTTGAGGGCTCTTGAGTTTGCAAAGGAGTTGCAAGAAATTGCTGATGATGGAGGCCACAGGGTCATGATTAATGAGGAAGTTCCGCTATGTGTGGGAGAAAATCAGGTGGTGTTAAGACCAAGGAAGAAAGGTGAGATGGGGCAATCGTGTCCAACACTTTGGAACAGAAGTACATCACATAAAGAGCTTCTTAGATTTTTAAGTGAGAAGGTGGGGCTGAAGTGGGTCAAATCACCAAAGCTAGGTTGTTTTTTTGCAGCTTCTGAGTACAATGCCTTGCCACGTATTGAAGTGCAATTGCCGGATCTAAGTAGGTGCGGACCATATACCACACCGGAGAAATTTGCAATTGAAATCCCTAAAGTTGAAGAACCATAA
- the LOC115952216 gene encoding receptor-like protein kinase FERONIA — MSNLTWELPVDSGFHYLVRLHFCEIDKLIYFVGQRRFIIYIDYLLAELGADVILWTDERVTPFYKDYVVKIQKKGVEDNNHVLSIDLHPDTGATSDDAILNGVEVFKLSNSDGNLAGPSQMLPSLPAASTTKESKTKKTVFIAIGSGVGILDIVAIKRLNPESRQAAGEFRTEIEMLSQLRHGHLVSLIGYCNDDSEMILIYEYMTNGTLSDHLFDTKNDPLTWKQRLEICIGSACGLHYLHTCMKNPIIHRDVKATNILLDDKWGAKVSDFGLSKMGLDQAVVTTNVKGTPGYLDPDYARRLQVNEKTDVYSFGVVLLEVLCGRKAVNSCDSRKSTRKKASSLREELCRRFSIDQIKIATDNFHQELIIGRGGFGYVYKGFIDESMIVAIKRLNPESRQGAREFRIEIEMLS, encoded by the exons ATGTCTAATTTGACGTGGGAATTACCAGTTGATTCGGGATTTCATTACCTGGTGAGGCTCCATTTCTGTGAAATAGACAAACTTATATACTTCGTTGGCCAAAGACGGTTCATCATATATATAGACTATCTGTTAGCCGAATTAGGTGCTGATGTAATATTGTGGACCGATGAACGCGTTACGCCTTTTTACAAGGACTATGtagtaaaaatccaaaagaagGGAGTTGAGGACAACAACCATGTTCTCTCCATTGATCTACACCCTGATACAGGAGCTACTTCTGACGATGCAATTTTAAACGGTGTGGAAGTGTTCAAACTGAGCAACTCAGATGGTAACCTCGCAGGACCTAGTCAAATGCTGCCCTCTCTACCTGCTGCCTCTACAACCAAGGAgtccaaaacaaagaaaacagtATTCATTGCAATTGGAAGTGGTGTGGGGATCTTAGACATTGTGGCAATCAAGCGCTTGAACCCTGAGTCTCGACAAGCTGCTGGGGAGTTCAGGACTGAGATCGAGATGCTTTCTCAACTTCGCCATGGCCATCTTGTCTCTCTTATTGGATATTGCAATGATGACAGTGAGATGATTCTCATCTACGAATACATGACAAATGGTACCCTCAGTGACCATCTATTTGACACCAAAAACGATCCTCTCACGTGGAAACAAAGACTTGAGATATGCATTGGGTCCGCATGTGGTTTGCACTACCTCCACACGTGCATGAAAAACCCTATCATTCACCGCGATGTGAAGGCCACCAATATTCTATTGGATGACAAATGGGGGGCTAAAGTTTCAGATTTTGGATTGTCCAAAATGGGTTTGGATCAAGCTGTTGTTACCACCAATGTTAAGGGTACACCGGGATATTTGGATCCCGATTATGCAAGGCGTCTGCAAGTGAATGAGAAAACCGATGTGTACTCGTTTGGTGTGGTGTTGTTGGAAGTGTTATGTGGCCGAAAGGCAGTGAATTCATGTGACTCAA GAAAGTCAACAAGGAAGAAGGCTTCATCATTACGTGAAGAACTATGCCGCCGGTTCTCAATAGACCAAATCAAAATAGCGACTGATAACTTCCACCAAGAACTGATTATCGGCCGAGGTGGTTTTGGGTATGTATATAAGGGTTTCATCGATGAGAGTATGATTGTGGCAATCAAGCGCTTGAACCCTGAGTCTCGACAAGGTGCTCGGGAGTTCAGGATTGAGATCGAGATGCTTTCTTAA